A section of the Elizabethkingia anophelis R26 genome encodes:
- a CDS encoding TonB-dependent receptor domain-containing protein → MKKNYILIGLVTSVFSFAQSIQGKLSYENKKQIPDSEIILSKGAEKISGISDAEGVFNIKLKENGTYQIEIFRDGEKLLSENIAIEGNINRNFLIPLPKTTETKVEGVTVTGKKKLIERKVDRLVFNVENSVASQGLDLVEALAKTPMVRTTDEAISIAGKSNVAVMVNDKLLNLSGQELINYLKTLRSDDIARIEVITTPPARYEAEGKSGLINIILKKNTNLGWNASLQTSGNYYFGRPTVSSRSGLGFNYQGKKLSVSTNLSTGDNYWQGNAYTYNSGNGNNNYWNTDEKTSSNYRYKSGNVKTEYKINDKNLIGVSYNYSFSNPLEQARNTTSIRDEKGDRSFASDSNNRNKRNVHNATAFYDLKLDSLGSKLSVSANMMINNSNANNYYNTITSTKTSTFVNPVSQYKIYSGQADLEKNFSKIKTESGIKFTKIKNDSEFNFYDILNGQNVFNTKRSNNFFYNEENYAAYISTSFKINDKWDAKAGLRYEYTHLKGYSPNENLTSTNKYGKFFPTAYVSYKPNDNHSFSVNYSRRISRPYFGNLNPFKYYTSDFEYSTGNPYLQPTFTDNLEFGYVLKNNLNITAYYNYTKANWDRVQMIEDGLKYSTTLNFYNQNSAGINISYNYNKLKWLESNIFVNGYYAKSKSYIPQVISGMSGYGANFNLDNNFFLKKDKSLTFVFGLWSNIPERSGNTYFNGNFSAYTGLKASFLEKNLLFNLTVNDIFNTNRSKGTEYYQDFNSEYYYKGITRNVNLSVTYKFGNNNVKGATKQVKFEEQNRAGGSN, encoded by the coding sequence ATGAAAAAGAATTACATTTTAATAGGATTAGTTACTTCAGTTTTTTCATTTGCGCAAAGCATACAGGGAAAGCTGAGTTATGAAAACAAAAAACAAATTCCGGATTCTGAAATTATATTATCTAAAGGGGCAGAAAAAATATCCGGTATCAGTGATGCTGAAGGAGTCTTTAATATAAAATTGAAAGAAAACGGAACTTATCAGATTGAAATCTTCAGGGATGGTGAAAAACTCTTATCTGAAAATATAGCAATAGAGGGTAATATAAACAGGAACTTTCTGATTCCGCTACCCAAGACTACAGAAACCAAAGTTGAGGGTGTTACAGTAACAGGAAAGAAAAAGCTAATTGAAAGAAAAGTAGATCGTCTGGTTTTTAATGTGGAGAACTCGGTTGCATCACAAGGATTAGATTTAGTAGAAGCACTCGCCAAAACACCAATGGTACGTACTACAGATGAAGCCATATCCATTGCTGGTAAAAGCAATGTTGCCGTAATGGTGAACGATAAACTGCTTAATCTTTCCGGCCAGGAACTAATTAATTATCTGAAAACACTAAGATCAGATGATATTGCCAGAATTGAAGTAATCACTACCCCACCCGCGCGTTATGAAGCGGAAGGTAAAAGTGGACTAATTAATATTATCCTGAAGAAAAATACCAATCTGGGCTGGAATGCGTCTTTACAAACTTCCGGAAACTACTATTTCGGCAGGCCAACCGTTTCCAGCAGAAGTGGTTTAGGTTTCAATTATCAGGGCAAGAAACTTTCAGTATCTACGAATCTTTCTACCGGTGACAACTACTGGCAGGGAAATGCTTATACTTATAATTCGGGTAATGGAAATAATAACTACTGGAATACTGATGAGAAAACCTCTTCTAATTACCGTTATAAAAGCGGTAATGTAAAAACAGAATACAAGATAAATGATAAAAATCTGATAGGTGTTAGTTATAATTATTCATTTAGTAATCCATTAGAGCAAGCCCGAAATACTACCAGCATAAGGGATGAAAAGGGTGATCGGTCATTTGCATCAGATTCAAACAACAGGAATAAAAGAAATGTGCACAATGCTACTGCTTTCTACGACTTGAAACTGGATTCATTGGGCAGTAAGCTGAGTGTTTCTGCCAATATGATGATTAATAACTCCAATGCCAATAACTATTATAATACGATAACCAGTACAAAAACTTCCACTTTTGTTAATCCTGTAAGTCAATATAAAATATATTCGGGTCAGGCAGATTTGGAAAAGAATTTTTCCAAAATAAAAACAGAATCCGGAATTAAGTTTACAAAGATTAAAAATGATTCAGAATTTAATTTTTATGATATTCTGAATGGTCAGAATGTTTTCAATACAAAAAGAAGTAACAATTTCTTTTATAATGAAGAGAATTATGCCGCTTATATTTCAACTAGTTTTAAAATCAATGATAAATGGGATGCCAAAGCAGGATTGCGTTATGAATATACTCACCTGAAAGGTTATTCACCGAACGAAAATCTTACATCTACCAATAAATACGGAAAGTTCTTCCCTACAGCTTATGTAAGTTATAAGCCCAATGATAATCATTCATTTTCAGTGAACTACTCCAGGAGAATCAGTCGTCCTTATTTTGGAAACCTGAATCCGTTTAAATATTATACTTCAGATTTTGAATACAGTACAGGAAATCCTTATCTGCAACCAACGTTTACGGATAATTTAGAATTTGGTTATGTATTGAAAAATAATCTGAATATAACAGCTTATTACAATTATACTAAAGCCAACTGGGACAGGGTTCAGATGATAGAAGACGGATTAAAGTACAGTACAACGCTTAATTTTTATAATCAGAATAGTGCTGGAATTAATATCAGCTACAACTATAATAAGCTGAAATGGCTGGAATCTAATATTTTTGTAAATGGATATTATGCCAAGTCAAAATCATACATACCACAGGTAATTTCAGGAATGTCGGGTTACGGAGCCAACTTTAATCTGGATAATAATTTCTTTCTTAAAAAAGATAAAAGCCTCACCTTTGTATTTGGGTTATGGAGTAATATCCCGGAGCGTAGCGGTAATACGTACTTTAACGGGAACTTTTCTGCATATACAGGGCTAAAAGCCAGCTTTTTGGAAAAGAACTTGTTGTTTAATTTAACGGTGAATGATATTTTCAATACCAATCGCTCAAAAGGTACCGAATACTATCAGGATTTCAATTCAGAGTATTATTACAAAGGCATTACGCGAAACGTTAACCTTTCTGTAACTTATAAATTCGGGAATAATAATGTGAAAGGTGCTACCAAGCAAGTTAAATTTGAAGAACAAAACAGAGCAGGCGGAAGTAATTAG
- a CDS encoding acyl-CoA dehydrogenase family protein produces the protein MSYYPIHTIPDYYLIDDLLTDEHKLIRQSVREWVDSFVMPKIDDAAQHHKDIPDLMKELGKIGALGPYIPEEYGGAGLDQISYGLIMQELERGDSAVRSAASVQSSLVMFPINEFGSEEQKKKYLPQLASGEMIGAFGLTEPNHGSDPGSMETHFKDMGDYYLLNGAKMWITNAPLCNIAVVWAKGEDGKVRGLIVERGMEGFTTPETINKWSLRASKTGELVFRDVKIPKENILPNVIGLKGPLSCLNSARYGISWGVIGAAIDCYCTAVQYSKERIQFGKPIASYQLQQKKLAEFLTEITKAQLLCWRLGTLKNEHRATPAQISLAKRNNVKMAIDIARESRQILGGMGIMGEFPMMRHAANLESVITYEGTHDVHLLITGNDITGINAF, from the coding sequence ATGTCATATTACCCAATTCACACCATCCCCGATTATTACCTTATAGACGATTTATTAACAGATGAGCACAAACTTATCCGACAATCTGTCCGCGAATGGGTAGATAGTTTTGTTATGCCGAAAATTGATGATGCAGCACAGCATCATAAAGATATTCCGGATCTTATGAAGGAACTCGGAAAAATCGGAGCTTTAGGTCCCTATATTCCGGAAGAATACGGAGGTGCAGGATTGGATCAGATATCTTACGGACTGATTATGCAGGAGCTGGAACGAGGTGATTCTGCGGTTCGTTCGGCAGCATCAGTACAATCATCATTGGTTATGTTTCCTATAAACGAATTTGGCTCGGAAGAACAAAAAAAGAAATACCTTCCTCAATTGGCTAGTGGTGAGATGATTGGAGCTTTCGGATTGACAGAACCTAATCATGGATCGGATCCGGGAAGTATGGAAACTCATTTCAAGGATATGGGAGACTATTATCTGTTAAACGGAGCAAAAATGTGGATTACCAATGCTCCGTTATGTAATATTGCTGTTGTCTGGGCTAAAGGTGAAGATGGCAAAGTAAGAGGACTTATTGTAGAGCGTGGAATGGAAGGCTTTACAACACCAGAAACAATTAATAAGTGGTCTTTGCGCGCATCCAAAACCGGAGAATTGGTATTCAGAGATGTAAAGATTCCTAAAGAAAATATATTGCCAAATGTAATTGGACTTAAAGGTCCCTTATCTTGTCTAAACTCTGCCCGTTATGGTATTTCCTGGGGTGTTATTGGCGCTGCAATAGATTGTTATTGTACAGCTGTACAATATTCAAAAGAACGTATACAATTTGGTAAGCCTATCGCTTCTTATCAGCTTCAGCAAAAGAAACTGGCAGAATTCCTTACTGAGATTACCAAAGCACAGTTGTTATGCTGGCGTCTTGGGACACTGAAAAATGAGCACAGAGCTACACCTGCACAAATATCTTTGGCGAAAAGAAATAATGTAAAAATGGCAATCGATATTGCCAGAGAATCCAGACAGATTCTTGGCGGGATGGGAATTATGGGTGAATTTCCTATGATGCGTCATGCTGCTAACTTGGAGTCAGTGATTACCTATGAGGGAACTCACGATGTACACTTACTCATTACCGGAAATGACATTACCGGAATAAATGCTTTTTAA
- a CDS encoding PD-(D/E)XK nuclease family protein: MSETTQHSFLNKIVDSLLQQDKPLHAYTFILPGKRPAVFIKKILAEKQYEGILPKFQTIDELITEISGLQQISGIPLWLFAYKVYRKIDAKEDIQSFLKWFPTLLKDWDDMLKFSKSDTPVLEFMLSDERIKNWGELLGEDKPHRRNLNFWQKMNSFLPLLKKELLQENLATPGIIHEKVKETVSHFAETTKLQLVFCGFNAFTPVEEKLVRNLLQWDKALCFFQADEYYIKDRRQEAGKFLREHQHWKEFNEYRPFSWIENHFSENKNIQVFEVSGNIAQTKLLPHILDDLRKRNPELSNTAVVLLDENLLPPTLESLQHLVKSLNITMGFPLKNLSFSVAMKKLFYLQKQLDKNSSSYYYADLVPLLEELPYKKEDEPIIKGFLEQLEERNLVYISKKLFHELLGGISYINLLTKPDDPKVYLDTLIDFCVSCKFEKINDIDYENISSFEKAFISLKNQLQQYDFLVDIITLEVLVNQLVSTETIDFEGEPLSGLQLMGLLETRLLNFENVIMLSINEGKLPLGRTQNTYLPFDVRRNFGMNTFLENDSIYAYHFYRLIQEAKNVYMLFNGLTSGVNIGEKSRFITQIEMESQHRIQNYVVDSSSEPVNQEPIRIRKTPLVLEKLELWKQKVSPSHLNAYLYNPLDFYLNQILNTRLPDELEEEISVRNFGNLVHYTLDYLYQSLLNRKLTITDLKQAQNKVEEALDYIIVEKLKHSPDYYKRGMNYIHKSVAKRTLQNIIQKDLDDVEQGNSLEILALEHNIHADFYLDDQQQDKISFNGFADRIDRFNGTLRIIDYKSAKAGDLNIKSNPKKDEDTQLFDKKYKQEVQLSIYAHCALTSGAFSDQEVQCGIWSFVAPDEGPKMLNISGDSYISKSDLELPMKSVKSIILDILNPEKDFVEEDSAGWG; encoded by the coding sequence ATGTCTGAAACTACCCAACATAGTTTTCTAAACAAAATTGTTGACAGTCTCCTTCAACAGGACAAGCCTCTTCATGCCTATACCTTTATACTTCCGGGTAAACGTCCGGCAGTCTTTATCAAAAAGATTCTGGCAGAGAAACAATATGAAGGAATACTACCGAAATTTCAGACTATTGACGAACTAATTACAGAAATATCCGGATTACAGCAGATCTCGGGTATTCCTTTGTGGCTTTTCGCTTACAAAGTCTATCGTAAAATAGATGCAAAAGAGGATATACAGTCCTTCCTGAAGTGGTTCCCAACACTTTTAAAGGATTGGGATGATATGCTTAAATTTTCTAAAAGTGATACTCCGGTTTTGGAATTTATGCTTTCAGACGAACGTATCAAGAACTGGGGCGAGTTGCTTGGTGAAGATAAGCCACACCGACGCAACCTGAACTTCTGGCAGAAAATGAATTCCTTTCTTCCGCTGCTGAAAAAAGAATTGCTTCAGGAAAATCTGGCAACTCCCGGAATTATCCATGAAAAGGTAAAAGAAACTGTAAGCCACTTTGCTGAAACCACAAAACTACAATTGGTATTCTGTGGTTTTAATGCCTTTACACCTGTAGAAGAAAAGCTCGTCAGAAATCTCCTTCAATGGGACAAGGCATTATGTTTTTTCCAGGCAGACGAATATTATATCAAAGACAGACGCCAGGAAGCCGGAAAATTTCTGCGCGAACATCAGCATTGGAAAGAATTTAACGAATACAGACCTTTCAGCTGGATAGAAAATCATTTTTCGGAAAATAAAAACATTCAGGTATTCGAAGTTTCCGGAAATATTGCACAGACAAAACTTCTTCCGCATATTCTGGATGACCTCCGGAAGCGAAATCCTGAACTAAGTAATACTGCAGTAGTTCTTCTGGATGAAAATCTGCTGCCACCGACGCTGGAAAGCCTCCAGCATCTGGTGAAAAGTCTGAATATTACAATGGGGTTCCCGCTGAAAAATTTATCCTTCAGTGTGGCCATGAAAAAGCTTTTTTATCTGCAAAAACAGTTGGATAAAAACAGCTCATCTTATTATTATGCAGACCTTGTTCCACTGTTAGAGGAATTACCATACAAGAAAGAAGATGAACCTATTATTAAAGGTTTTCTGGAGCAGCTGGAAGAAAGAAATCTGGTTTATATTTCCAAAAAACTATTTCATGAGCTCTTAGGAGGTATATCTTATATTAATTTACTGACCAAGCCAGATGACCCCAAAGTATATCTGGATACACTTATCGACTTCTGCGTATCATGTAAGTTTGAAAAGATAAACGATATAGATTATGAAAATATATCGAGCTTCGAGAAAGCATTTATAAGTCTTAAAAACCAGTTACAACAATATGACTTCCTTGTAGACATCATTACGCTGGAAGTGTTGGTAAACCAACTCGTAAGCACCGAAACCATAGATTTTGAAGGCGAGCCTCTTTCGGGATTACAACTTATGGGGCTTTTGGAAACCCGTTTGCTTAATTTTGAAAATGTTATTATGCTTTCTATAAATGAAGGTAAACTACCATTGGGAAGAACCCAGAATACTTACCTGCCTTTCGATGTCCGCCGTAATTTCGGAATGAACACCTTTCTGGAAAACGATTCTATTTATGCATATCATTTTTACCGACTTATTCAGGAAGCTAAAAATGTATATATGCTCTTTAACGGACTCACAAGTGGGGTAAATATCGGTGAGAAAAGCCGTTTCATTACCCAGATCGAAATGGAAAGTCAGCACCGGATACAAAATTATGTTGTAGACAGCTCTTCCGAACCTGTGAATCAGGAACCAATACGCATCAGGAAAACACCATTGGTATTGGAAAAGCTGGAACTCTGGAAACAGAAAGTTTCACCTTCACATCTCAATGCTTATCTCTACAATCCATTGGATTTCTACCTGAATCAGATTCTGAACACAAGACTTCCGGATGAGTTGGAAGAGGAAATTTCGGTTCGTAACTTTGGTAATCTTGTGCACTATACACTGGATTATCTCTACCAAAGCTTATTGAACAGAAAACTGACAATAACAGATCTTAAGCAGGCTCAGAATAAAGTAGAGGAGGCACTGGACTATATTATCGTAGAAAAACTAAAACATTCCCCGGATTATTATAAACGCGGAATGAATTACATTCATAAATCGGTTGCTAAAAGAACACTTCAGAATATCATCCAGAAAGACCTGGACGATGTAGAGCAAGGAAATTCATTGGAAATTCTGGCGCTGGAGCATAATATTCATGCTGATTTTTATCTGGATGATCAGCAGCAGGATAAAATAAGCTTCAATGGTTTTGCCGACAGAATAGACCGCTTCAACGGAACACTCCGCATTATCGACTATAAAAGTGCCAAGGCGGGCGACCTTAATATAAAATCTAATCCTAAAAAGGATGAGGATACGCAGTTATTTGATAAAAAATACAAACAGGAAGTACAGCTATCTATCTATGCACATTGTGCCTTAACATCCGGAGCTTTCTCGGATCAGGAAGTACAATGTGGTATATGGAGCTTTGTAGCGCCTGATGAGGGGCCTAAAATGCTGAATATATCCGGAGATAGCTATATCAGTAAATCGGACCTTGAACTGCCAATGAAATCGGTAAAATCTATTATACTGGATATCCTGAATCCGGAGAAGGACTTTGTTGAAGAGGACAGCGCAGGATGGGGCTAA
- a CDS encoding DNA gyrase/topoisomerase IV subunit A has translation MEENNLNHAEESLKKVSGLYQDWFLDYASYVILDRAIPSVYDGLKPVQRRIMHSMRELEDGRYNKVANIVGNTMKYHPHGDASITDAMVQIGQKELLIDTQGNWGNIFTGDSAAAARYIEARLTPFALEVVFNPKTTEWAKSYDGRNNEPIDLPVKFPLLLAQGVEGIGVGLSTKILPHNFNELINASVAYLKKKPFQVFPDFLTEGLLDVSEYNDGQRGGKVRARARITQKDKHTLIVTELPFSKTTGDLIDSIIKANEKGKIKIKKIEDNTSDKVEILIHLHPDVSPDKTIDALYAFTDCQVTISPNACVIVGDKPMFLNVSDILKMNTDHTVSLLKLELEIELGELEEKWHFASLEKIFIENEIYQEIKNRTSKEEVYSAIDLALNPFTKHLMREVTVEDIIRLTELPFMRISRYDQDKALENIASLEGKIEQVKHHLANLITYAIDYFLNIQKKYGKNKERRTELRIFDTIDATKVAVANEKFYANFDEGFIGTSLKKDQFLFECSDIDDIIIFRKDGTMLVTKVESKTFVGKNILHVGIWKKNDKRTVYNMIYREGKEGPYYMKRFFVTGVIRSNEYNLASDKKGSEVLYFSANANGEAEVVNVLLKPSARIRKNKLDIDFSELAIKGRDSKGNLVTKYPIKKIEMKEEGVSTLAPRKIWFDEAVRRLNADARGTFLGTFKGEDKILLVTPKGEARLVSFDLSNRFDDEYIILEKWKPEQSIGCIYYDGEKERYFVKRFLLESTNNPQLFFPSEHPKSFIEWVSTGKNASAELIFSKEKGKDKDPETILIDEFITVKGIKALGNQLSKDKIRTINITIPEPEEEEVIEEIPDTSEDFDDDGTIGNLFEEGDDN, from the coding sequence ATGGAAGAAAACAATTTAAACCACGCAGAAGAATCATTAAAAAAAGTCTCCGGACTTTATCAGGACTGGTTTCTGGATTATGCCTCTTATGTAATTCTTGACCGTGCAATTCCGTCTGTATATGACGGGCTGAAACCAGTACAACGAAGAATTATGCATTCTATGCGTGAGCTGGAAGACGGACGTTATAACAAAGTTGCCAATATCGTAGGGAATACGATGAAATATCACCCTCATGGTGATGCGTCGATTACCGATGCGATGGTACAAATCGGACAGAAAGAATTATTGATAGATACACAGGGGAACTGGGGGAATATATTCACAGGAGACAGCGCAGCTGCAGCTCGTTATATTGAAGCCAGATTAACTCCTTTTGCTCTGGAAGTAGTCTTTAATCCGAAAACTACCGAATGGGCAAAGTCTTATGACGGAAGAAATAACGAACCTATTGATCTTCCTGTAAAATTCCCCTTGCTTCTGGCACAGGGAGTAGAAGGGATTGGTGTAGGTCTTTCTACCAAAATCTTACCACACAACTTCAACGAACTAATCAACGCATCTGTTGCTTACCTGAAAAAGAAGCCTTTCCAGGTATTCCCGGACTTTCTTACAGAAGGTTTGCTGGATGTTTCCGAGTACAATGACGGGCAGCGCGGCGGTAAGGTAAGAGCAAGAGCAAGAATTACCCAGAAAGATAAACATACACTTATTGTAACCGAACTTCCTTTTTCCAAAACTACAGGCGACCTTATTGATAGCATCATCAAGGCGAATGAGAAAGGGAAGATTAAGATCAAGAAAATTGAAGATAACACTTCGGATAAAGTAGAAATTTTAATTCACCTTCATCCTGATGTATCGCCAGATAAAACAATTGATGCATTATATGCATTTACAGACTGCCAGGTAACCATATCACCAAATGCCTGTGTTATTGTAGGGGATAAACCAATGTTCCTGAATGTTTCTGACATTCTGAAAATGAATACGGATCATACTGTATCATTACTAAAGCTGGAATTAGAAATAGAACTTGGGGAACTTGAAGAGAAATGGCATTTTGCATCTCTTGAAAAAATCTTTATAGAAAACGAGATTTATCAGGAGATTAAAAACAGAACTTCCAAAGAAGAAGTTTACAGTGCAATTGATCTGGCTCTAAATCCATTTACCAAACACCTGATGCGCGAAGTTACTGTTGAGGATATCATCAGACTAACAGAACTTCCTTTCATGAGAATTTCCCGTTATGATCAGGACAAGGCTTTGGAAAATATTGCATCACTGGAAGGAAAAATAGAGCAGGTGAAACACCACCTGGCAAATCTTATTACTTATGCAATAGATTACTTCCTGAATATCCAGAAAAAATACGGAAAGAATAAAGAAAGAAGAACAGAACTAAGAATATTCGATACTATCGATGCAACTAAGGTAGCTGTAGCGAATGAGAAATTCTATGCTAACTTCGATGAAGGCTTTATCGGTACTTCACTGAAGAAAGACCAGTTCCTTTTTGAATGTTCAGATATCGACGACATTATTATCTTCCGTAAAGATGGTACTATGCTTGTAACCAAAGTAGAATCTAAAACCTTTGTTGGCAAAAACATACTGCACGTTGGTATCTGGAAGAAAAACGACAAACGTACAGTTTATAACATGATCTACCGCGAGGGCAAAGAAGGACCTTATTACATGAAGCGTTTCTTCGTTACTGGTGTTATCAGAAGCAACGAATACAACCTTGCATCGGATAAGAAAGGATCCGAAGTACTTTACTTCTCGGCAAACGCCAATGGTGAAGCTGAAGTTGTAAACGTATTACTGAAACCAAGTGCCCGTATCCGTAAAAACAAACTGGATATAGATTTCTCCGAACTGGCAATAAAGGGTAGAGACTCTAAAGGTAATCTGGTAACCAAATATCCGATTAAAAAGATTGAAATGAAGGAGGAAGGTGTTTCTACACTGGCTCCCCGTAAAATATGGTTCGATGAAGCTGTAAGAAGACTGAATGCCGATGCAAGAGGTACTTTCCTTGGAACTTTCAAAGGTGAAGACAAAATCTTACTGGTGACACCAAAAGGAGAAGCCCGCCTTGTAAGTTTCGACCTTTCTAACCGTTTCGATGATGAATATATTATCCTTGAAAAATGGAAGCCGGAACAGTCAATAGGTTGTATCTACTATGATGGTGAGAAGGAGCGTTATTTTGTGAAACGTTTCTTACTGGAAAGCACAAACAATCCACAGCTATTCTTCCCGTCGGAACACCCTAAATCTTTTATAGAATGGGTAAGTACCGGTAAAAATGCATCAGCTGAACTCATCTTCAGTAAAGAAAAAGGAAAAGATAAAGATCCGGAAACCATACTGATAGATGAATTTATTACTGTAAAAGGTATTAAAGCATTAGGAAATCAGCTGTCAAAAGACAAAATACGAACTATTAATATTACAATTCCTGAACCTGAAGAGGAGGAAGTAATTGAAGAAATTCCGGATACCTCTGAGGATTTTGATGATGATGGTACAATAGGAAATCTGTTTGAAGAAGGAGACGATAACTAA
- a CDS encoding YchJ family protein has product MNCPCCSGKTYEECCAPFHRKEKHAPTAEALMRSRYSAYAIPNGEYLMETTHPGKRKFHNKTDMQEWGEMNQWTKLEIVRTPALNHVEFKAYFINSDGQEQIHHEFSYFQKMHDRWYYVSGDFME; this is encoded by the coding sequence ATGAATTGTCCTTGCTGTTCGGGAAAAACCTATGAAGAATGTTGTGCACCATTTCACAGAAAAGAAAAACATGCACCTACTGCTGAAGCGCTTATGCGTTCCCGTTATTCAGCCTATGCAATTCCTAATGGAGAATATCTAATGGAAACCACGCATCCCGGAAAACGCAAATTCCATAACAAAACGGATATGCAGGAATGGGGAGAAATGAATCAGTGGACAAAGCTGGAAATTGTAAGAACCCCGGCACTAAATCATGTGGAATTCAAAGCTTATTTTATTAATTCAGATGGTCAGGAGCAAATTCATCACGAGTTTTCCTACTTTCAGAAGATGCACGACCGCTGGTATTATGTATCAGGGGATTTTATGGAGTAA
- a CDS encoding DUF4268 domain-containing protein — protein MFSKQEAAQLKTEFWTAFGKSFPRKWLLYDTKIKDFSFKFYADNKKAEVSLDIEMKDELFRNAYYEKIESLENLLREDYLPDAIMEEHYFLESGKEISRIWVQKENVSIFNKNSWQETFEFFVEKMTAFENFYQDFEDFIKDV, from the coding sequence ATGTTCTCCAAACAAGAAGCGGCACAACTGAAGACAGAATTTTGGACAGCTTTCGGGAAATCATTTCCCCGAAAGTGGCTTTTATATGATACAAAAATCAAAGATTTTTCTTTCAAATTTTATGCAGACAACAAGAAAGCAGAAGTTTCTCTAGATATAGAAATGAAAGACGAGCTTTTCAGAAATGCCTATTATGAGAAAATTGAATCTCTGGAAAATTTATTAAGAGAAGATTATCTTCCGGATGCTATTATGGAAGAGCATTACTTTCTGGAAAGCGGAAAAGAAATAAGCCGTATTTGGGTACAGAAAGAAAATGTAAGTATCTTCAATAAAAATTCGTGGCAGGAAACTTTTGAATTTTTTGTAGAAAAAATGACTGCCTTCGAAAACTTTTATCAGGACTTTGAAGATTTTATAAAAGATGTCTGA
- a CDS encoding LysE family translocator: protein MIPIHDLILFIIAAFILVISPGPNMIYLISRTITQGRKAGLTSLAGVICGFLFHIVMVSFGLTAVLFAVPYAYVVLKILGTVYLLYLAYQAIKPNSKNIFEVDQNISIDRPRKLFTVGFLTNVLNPKVAVFYLSFFPQFIKPQYGSIFTQSLELGVIQVFVSFSINFIIVLTAAQAARFFAKNPTWIKAQKWFMASVLGFLAIKMALSKAK from the coding sequence ATGATACCAATTCACGATCTTATCCTTTTTATTATAGCAGCTTTTATCTTAGTAATCAGTCCTGGCCCTAATATGATCTATCTGATCTCCAGAACCATAACACAGGGACGGAAAGCAGGTCTTACGTCCCTTGCAGGTGTTATTTGTGGATTTTTGTTTCATATTGTAATGGTCTCTTTTGGGCTGACAGCAGTATTATTCGCTGTACCCTATGCTTATGTTGTACTAAAGATTTTAGGAACAGTTTATCTTTTGTATTTAGCCTATCAGGCAATAAAGCCTAACAGTAAAAATATTTTTGAAGTAGACCAGAACATTTCTATTGATCGCCCCCGGAAATTATTTACCGTAGGCTTTCTTACGAATGTACTCAATCCTAAAGTAGCTGTTTTTTACCTGTCCTTCTTTCCACAGTTTATCAAACCTCAGTATGGCTCCATTTTCACTCAGAGTTTGGAACTGGGGGTTATACAAGTATTTGTGAGTTTCAGTATCAACTTTATCATTGTACTAACTGCTGCACAAGCCGCACGTTTCTTTGCAAAGAACCCAACATGGATAAAAGCTCAGAAATGGTTTATGGCAAGTGTATTAGGTTTTCTTGCCATAAAAATGGCACTTTCAAAAGCGAAATAA